A single window of Bufo bufo chromosome 10, aBufBuf1.1, whole genome shotgun sequence DNA harbors:
- the CELF1 gene encoding CUGBP Elav-like family member 1 isoform X5 — MNGTMDHPDHPDPDSIKMFVGQIPRSWSEKELRELFEQYGAVYEINVLRDRSQNPPQSKGCCFITFYTRKAALEAQNALHNMKILPGMHHPIQMKPADSEKNNGMSPSSRKDVPGLFIHSGQLKCQPHFSYSSFLCEANSVEDRKLFIGMVSKKCNENDIRVLFSQFGQIEESRILRGPDGLSRGCAFITFTTRSMAQNAIKSMHQAQTMEGCSSPIVVKFADTQKDKEQKRMTQQLQQQMQQINAASVWGNLAGLNSLAPQYLALYLQLLQQTASSSNLNSLGGLHTMGGEYSMGRTSGLSAMQIQNLAALAAAASVTQNPTSAGSALTTSSSPLSILTSSGSSPSSNNSSSVNPMASLGALQTLAGATGGLNVSSLAGMAALNGGLGSSGLSNGTGSTMEALSQAYSGIQQYAAAALPSLYNQSLLSQQGLVAAGSQKEGPEGANLFIYHLPQEFGDQDILQMFMPFGNVVSAKVFIDKQTNLSKCFGFVSYDNPVSAQAAIQSMNGFQIGMKRLKVQLKRSKNDSKPY; from the exons ATGAACGGCACCATGGATCATCCAGACCATCCGGATCCAGACTCCATCAAGATGTTCGTGGGACAGATTCCTCGCAGCTGGTCCGAGAAGGAGTTGAGGGAGCTGTTTGAGCAGTACGGTGCCGTGTATGAAATTAATGTCCTGCGAGACCGAAGCCAGAACCCTCCGCAGAGTAAAG GGTGCTGCTTTATTACTTTCTATACACGTAAGGCTGCATTAGAAGCACAGAATGCATTGCACAATATGAAGATTCTCCCTGGG ATGCATCATCCGATACAGATGAAGCCGGCTGACAGTGAGAAGAATAACGGTATGTCACCTAGTTCTCGGAAAGACGTCCCTGGGCTTTTCATACATTCAGGCCAATTAAAGTGTCAGCCACACTTTAGTTACTCTTCCTTCCTGTGTGAAGCCAACT ctGTTGAAGACAGAAAGTTGTTTATTGGCATGGTCTCCAAGAAGTGTAATGAGAACGATATCCGGGTCTTGTTCTCTCAGTTTGGGCAGATAGAGGAAAGCAGAATTCTGCGGGGACCTGATGGGTTGAGCAGAG GCTGTGCATTCATCACATTCACCACCAGATCTATGGCACAGAATGCAATCAAATCCATGCACCAAGCACAAACCATGGAG GGTTGTTCCTCCCCAATCGTTGTCAAGTTTGCAGACACCCAGAAAGACAAAGAACAGAAACGAATGACACAACAACTCCAGCAACAGATgcagcagattaatgcagcctctGTGTGGGGGAACCTTGCCGGGCTCAACAGTCTAGCACCACAATACTTAGCA CTTTATTTGCAGCTCCTCCAGCAGACAGCCTCCTCCAGCAACCTCAACTCCCTAGGTGGCCTCCATACCATGGGAGGTGAGTACTCCATGGGGAGAACATCAG GACTCAGTGCCATGCAGATACAGAACTTGGCAGCTCTAGCAGCAGCTGCCAGCGTTACACAGAACCCAACAAGCGCAGGCTCGGCACTCACTACATCCAGCAGTCCCCTCAGCATCTTGACCAGTTCTG GTTCATCCCCTAGTTCAAATAACAGTTCATCAGTCAACCCCATGGCATCTCTCGGAGCTCTGCAGACCTTAGCCGGGGCCACTGGAGGGCTCAATGTTAGTTCTTTAGCAG GTATGGCTGCTTTAAATGGTGGTCTGGGCAGCAGCGGTCTCTCAAACGGCACTGGCAGCACAATGGAAGCCCTGAGCCAAGCTTACTCTGGAATCCAGCAGTATGCAGCAGCGGCATTGCCCTCACTCTACAACCAGAGCCTGTTATCGCAGCAGGGCCTGGTTGCTGCAGGCAGTCAAAAGGAAG GCCCAGAGGGAGCAAACCTCTTTATATACCACTTGCCACAGGAGTTCGGTGACCAAGACATCCTGCAGATGTTCATGCCATTTGGAAATGTTGTGTCTGCCAAAGTTTTCATTGACAAACAAACGAACCTCAGCAAATGTTTTG GTTTCGTAAGCTATGACAATCCAGTTTCCGCTCAGGCTGCTATCCAGTCCATGAACGGCTTTCAGATCGGAATGAAACGTCTAAAAGTTCAACTAAAGCGCTCCAAGAACGACAGCAAACCCTACTGA
- the CELF1 gene encoding CUGBP Elav-like family member 1 isoform X14 — translation MNGTMDHPDHPDPDSIKMFVGQIPRSWSEKELRELFEQYGAVYEINVLRDRSQNPPQSKGCCFITFYTRKAALEAQNALHNMKILPGMHHPIQMKPADSEKNNAVEDRKLFIGMVSKKCNENDIRVLFSQFGQIEESRILRGPDGLSRGCAFITFTTRSMAQNAIKSMHQAQTMEGCSSPIVVKFADTQKDKEQKRMTQQLQQQMQQINAASVWGNLAGLNSLAPQYLALYLQLLQQTASSSNLNSLGGLHTMGGEYSMGRTSGLSAMQIQNLAALAAAASVTQNPTSAGSALTTSSSPLSILTSSGSSPSSNNSSSVNPMASLGALQTLAGATGGLNVSSLAGMAALNGGLGSSGLSNGTGSTMEALSQAYSGIQQYAAAALPSLYNQSLLSQQGLVAAGSQKEGPEGANLFIYHLPQEFGDQDILQMFMPFGNVVSAKVFIDKQTNLSKCFGFVSYDNPVSAQAAIQSMNGFQIGMKRLKVQLKRSKNDSKPY, via the exons ATGAACGGCACCATGGATCATCCAGACCATCCGGATCCAGACTCCATCAAGATGTTCGTGGGACAGATTCCTCGCAGCTGGTCCGAGAAGGAGTTGAGGGAGCTGTTTGAGCAGTACGGTGCCGTGTATGAAATTAATGTCCTGCGAGACCGAAGCCAGAACCCTCCGCAGAGTAAAG GGTGCTGCTTTATTACTTTCTATACACGTAAGGCTGCATTAGAAGCACAGAATGCATTGCACAATATGAAGATTCTCCCTGGG ATGCATCATCCGATACAGATGAAGCCGGCTGACAGTGAGAAGAATAACG ctGTTGAAGACAGAAAGTTGTTTATTGGCATGGTCTCCAAGAAGTGTAATGAGAACGATATCCGGGTCTTGTTCTCTCAGTTTGGGCAGATAGAGGAAAGCAGAATTCTGCGGGGACCTGATGGGTTGAGCAGAG GCTGTGCATTCATCACATTCACCACCAGATCTATGGCACAGAATGCAATCAAATCCATGCACCAAGCACAAACCATGGAG GGTTGTTCCTCCCCAATCGTTGTCAAGTTTGCAGACACCCAGAAAGACAAAGAACAGAAACGAATGACACAACAACTCCAGCAACAGATgcagcagattaatgcagcctctGTGTGGGGGAACCTTGCCGGGCTCAACAGTCTAGCACCACAATACTTAGCA CTTTATTTGCAGCTCCTCCAGCAGACAGCCTCCTCCAGCAACCTCAACTCCCTAGGTGGCCTCCATACCATGGGAGGTGAGTACTCCATGGGGAGAACATCAG GACTCAGTGCCATGCAGATACAGAACTTGGCAGCTCTAGCAGCAGCTGCCAGCGTTACACAGAACCCAACAAGCGCAGGCTCGGCACTCACTACATCCAGCAGTCCCCTCAGCATCTTGACCAGTTCTG GTTCATCCCCTAGTTCAAATAACAGTTCATCAGTCAACCCCATGGCATCTCTCGGAGCTCTGCAGACCTTAGCCGGGGCCACTGGAGGGCTCAATGTTAGTTCTTTAGCAG GTATGGCTGCTTTAAATGGTGGTCTGGGCAGCAGCGGTCTCTCAAACGGCACTGGCAGCACAATGGAAGCCCTGAGCCAAGCTTACTCTGGAATCCAGCAGTATGCAGCAGCGGCATTGCCCTCACTCTACAACCAGAGCCTGTTATCGCAGCAGGGCCTGGTTGCTGCAGGCAGTCAAAAGGAAG GCCCAGAGGGAGCAAACCTCTTTATATACCACTTGCCACAGGAGTTCGGTGACCAAGACATCCTGCAGATGTTCATGCCATTTGGAAATGTTGTGTCTGCCAAAGTTTTCATTGACAAACAAACGAACCTCAGCAAATGTTTTG GTTTCGTAAGCTATGACAATCCAGTTTCCGCTCAGGCTGCTATCCAGTCCATGAACGGCTTTCAGATCGGAATGAAACGTCTAAAAGTTCAACTAAAGCGCTCCAAGAACGACAGCAAACCCTACTGA
- the CELF1 gene encoding CUGBP Elav-like family member 1 isoform X3 — MASFKLDFLPEMMVDHCSLNSSPVSKKMNGTMDHPDHPDPDSIKMFVGQIPRSWSEKELRELFEQYGAVYEINVLRDRSQNPPQSKGCCFITFYTRKAALEAQNALHNMKILPGMHHPIQMKPADSEKNNGMSPSSRKDVPGLFIHSGQLKCQPHFSYSSFLCEANSVEDRKLFIGMVSKKCNENDIRVLFSQFGQIEESRILRGPDGLSRGCAFITFTTRSMAQNAIKSMHQAQTMEGCSSPIVVKFADTQKDKEQKRMTQQLQQQMQQINAASVWGNLAGLNSLAPQYLALYLQLLQQTASSSNLNSLGGLHTMGGLSAMQIQNLAALAAAASVTQNPTSAGSALTTSSSPLSILTSSGSSPSSNNSSSVNPMASLGALQTLAGATGGLNVSSLAGMAALNGGLGSSGLSNGTGSTMEALSQAYSGIQQYAAAALPSLYNQSLLSQQGLVAAGSQKEGPEGANLFIYHLPQEFGDQDILQMFMPFGNVVSAKVFIDKQTNLSKCFGFVSYDNPVSAQAAIQSMNGFQIGMKRLKVQLKRSKNDSKPY; from the exons ATGGCTTCATTTAAGCTTGATTTCCTGCCCGAGATGATGGTGGATCATTGCTCTCTGAATTCCAGTCCTGT CTCAAAGAAGATGAACGGCACCATGGATCATCCAGACCATCCGGATCCAGACTCCATCAAGATGTTCGTGGGACAGATTCCTCGCAGCTGGTCCGAGAAGGAGTTGAGGGAGCTGTTTGAGCAGTACGGTGCCGTGTATGAAATTAATGTCCTGCGAGACCGAAGCCAGAACCCTCCGCAGAGTAAAG GGTGCTGCTTTATTACTTTCTATACACGTAAGGCTGCATTAGAAGCACAGAATGCATTGCACAATATGAAGATTCTCCCTGGG ATGCATCATCCGATACAGATGAAGCCGGCTGACAGTGAGAAGAATAACGGTATGTCACCTAGTTCTCGGAAAGACGTCCCTGGGCTTTTCATACATTCAGGCCAATTAAAGTGTCAGCCACACTTTAGTTACTCTTCCTTCCTGTGTGAAGCCAACT ctGTTGAAGACAGAAAGTTGTTTATTGGCATGGTCTCCAAGAAGTGTAATGAGAACGATATCCGGGTCTTGTTCTCTCAGTTTGGGCAGATAGAGGAAAGCAGAATTCTGCGGGGACCTGATGGGTTGAGCAGAG GCTGTGCATTCATCACATTCACCACCAGATCTATGGCACAGAATGCAATCAAATCCATGCACCAAGCACAAACCATGGAG GGTTGTTCCTCCCCAATCGTTGTCAAGTTTGCAGACACCCAGAAAGACAAAGAACAGAAACGAATGACACAACAACTCCAGCAACAGATgcagcagattaatgcagcctctGTGTGGGGGAACCTTGCCGGGCTCAACAGTCTAGCACCACAATACTTAGCA CTTTATTTGCAGCTCCTCCAGCAGACAGCCTCCTCCAGCAACCTCAACTCCCTAGGTGGCCTCCATACCATGGGAG GACTCAGTGCCATGCAGATACAGAACTTGGCAGCTCTAGCAGCAGCTGCCAGCGTTACACAGAACCCAACAAGCGCAGGCTCGGCACTCACTACATCCAGCAGTCCCCTCAGCATCTTGACCAGTTCTG GTTCATCCCCTAGTTCAAATAACAGTTCATCAGTCAACCCCATGGCATCTCTCGGAGCTCTGCAGACCTTAGCCGGGGCCACTGGAGGGCTCAATGTTAGTTCTTTAGCAG GTATGGCTGCTTTAAATGGTGGTCTGGGCAGCAGCGGTCTCTCAAACGGCACTGGCAGCACAATGGAAGCCCTGAGCCAAGCTTACTCTGGAATCCAGCAGTATGCAGCAGCGGCATTGCCCTCACTCTACAACCAGAGCCTGTTATCGCAGCAGGGCCTGGTTGCTGCAGGCAGTCAAAAGGAAG GCCCAGAGGGAGCAAACCTCTTTATATACCACTTGCCACAGGAGTTCGGTGACCAAGACATCCTGCAGATGTTCATGCCATTTGGAAATGTTGTGTCTGCCAAAGTTTTCATTGACAAACAAACGAACCTCAGCAAATGTTTTG GTTTCGTAAGCTATGACAATCCAGTTTCCGCTCAGGCTGCTATCCAGTCCATGAACGGCTTTCAGATCGGAATGAAACGTCTAAAAGTTCAACTAAAGCGCTCCAAGAACGACAGCAAACCCTACTGA
- the CELF1 gene encoding CUGBP Elav-like family member 1 isoform X2, with amino-acid sequence MASFKLDFLPEMMVDHCSLNSSPVSKKMNGTMDHPDHPDPDSIKMFVGQIPRSWSEKELRELFEQYGAVYEINVLRDRSQNPPQSKGCCFITFYTRKAALEAQNALHNMKILPGMHHPIQMKPADSEKNNGMSPSSRKDVPGLFIHSGQLKCQPHFSYSSFLCEANSVEDRKLFIGMVSKKCNENDIRVLFSQFGQIEESRILRGPDGLSRGCAFITFTTRSMAQNAIKSMHQAQTMEGCSSPIVVKFADTQKDKEQKRMTQQLQQQMQQINAASVWGNLAGLNSLAPQYLALLQQTASSSNLNSLGGLHTMGGEYSMGRTSGLSAMQIQNLAALAAAASVTQNPTSAGSALTTSSSPLSILTSSGSSPSSNNSSSVNPMASLGALQTLAGATGGLNVSSLAGMAALNGGLGSSGLSNGTGSTMEALSQAYSGIQQYAAAALPSLYNQSLLSQQGLVAAGSQKEGPEGANLFIYHLPQEFGDQDILQMFMPFGNVVSAKVFIDKQTNLSKCFGFVSYDNPVSAQAAIQSMNGFQIGMKRLKVQLKRSKNDSKPY; translated from the exons ATGGCTTCATTTAAGCTTGATTTCCTGCCCGAGATGATGGTGGATCATTGCTCTCTGAATTCCAGTCCTGT CTCAAAGAAGATGAACGGCACCATGGATCATCCAGACCATCCGGATCCAGACTCCATCAAGATGTTCGTGGGACAGATTCCTCGCAGCTGGTCCGAGAAGGAGTTGAGGGAGCTGTTTGAGCAGTACGGTGCCGTGTATGAAATTAATGTCCTGCGAGACCGAAGCCAGAACCCTCCGCAGAGTAAAG GGTGCTGCTTTATTACTTTCTATACACGTAAGGCTGCATTAGAAGCACAGAATGCATTGCACAATATGAAGATTCTCCCTGGG ATGCATCATCCGATACAGATGAAGCCGGCTGACAGTGAGAAGAATAACGGTATGTCACCTAGTTCTCGGAAAGACGTCCCTGGGCTTTTCATACATTCAGGCCAATTAAAGTGTCAGCCACACTTTAGTTACTCTTCCTTCCTGTGTGAAGCCAACT ctGTTGAAGACAGAAAGTTGTTTATTGGCATGGTCTCCAAGAAGTGTAATGAGAACGATATCCGGGTCTTGTTCTCTCAGTTTGGGCAGATAGAGGAAAGCAGAATTCTGCGGGGACCTGATGGGTTGAGCAGAG GCTGTGCATTCATCACATTCACCACCAGATCTATGGCACAGAATGCAATCAAATCCATGCACCAAGCACAAACCATGGAG GGTTGTTCCTCCCCAATCGTTGTCAAGTTTGCAGACACCCAGAAAGACAAAGAACAGAAACGAATGACACAACAACTCCAGCAACAGATgcagcagattaatgcagcctctGTGTGGGGGAACCTTGCCGGGCTCAACAGTCTAGCACCACAATACTTAGCA CTCCTCCAGCAGACAGCCTCCTCCAGCAACCTCAACTCCCTAGGTGGCCTCCATACCATGGGAGGTGAGTACTCCATGGGGAGAACATCAG GACTCAGTGCCATGCAGATACAGAACTTGGCAGCTCTAGCAGCAGCTGCCAGCGTTACACAGAACCCAACAAGCGCAGGCTCGGCACTCACTACATCCAGCAGTCCCCTCAGCATCTTGACCAGTTCTG GTTCATCCCCTAGTTCAAATAACAGTTCATCAGTCAACCCCATGGCATCTCTCGGAGCTCTGCAGACCTTAGCCGGGGCCACTGGAGGGCTCAATGTTAGTTCTTTAGCAG GTATGGCTGCTTTAAATGGTGGTCTGGGCAGCAGCGGTCTCTCAAACGGCACTGGCAGCACAATGGAAGCCCTGAGCCAAGCTTACTCTGGAATCCAGCAGTATGCAGCAGCGGCATTGCCCTCACTCTACAACCAGAGCCTGTTATCGCAGCAGGGCCTGGTTGCTGCAGGCAGTCAAAAGGAAG GCCCAGAGGGAGCAAACCTCTTTATATACCACTTGCCACAGGAGTTCGGTGACCAAGACATCCTGCAGATGTTCATGCCATTTGGAAATGTTGTGTCTGCCAAAGTTTTCATTGACAAACAAACGAACCTCAGCAAATGTTTTG GTTTCGTAAGCTATGACAATCCAGTTTCCGCTCAGGCTGCTATCCAGTCCATGAACGGCTTTCAGATCGGAATGAAACGTCTAAAAGTTCAACTAAAGCGCTCCAAGAACGACAGCAAACCCTACTGA
- the CELF1 gene encoding CUGBP Elav-like family member 1 isoform X12: MASFKLDFLPEMMVDHCSLNSSPVSKKMNGTMDHPDHPDPDSIKMFVGQIPRSWSEKELRELFEQYGAVYEINVLRDRSQNPPQSKGCCFITFYTRKAALEAQNALHNMKILPGMHHPIQMKPADSEKNNGMSPSSRKDVPGLFIHSGQLKCQPHFSYSSFLCEANSVEDRKLFIGMVSKKCNENDIRVLFSQFGQIEESRILRGPDGLSRGCAFITFTTRSMAQNAIKSMHQAQTMEGCSSPIVVKFADTQKDKEQKRMTQQLQQQMQQINAASVWGNLAGLNSLAPQYLALYLQLLQQTASSSNLNSLGGLHTMGGSSPSSNNSSSVNPMASLGALQTLAGATGGLNVSSLAGMAALNGGLGSSGLSNGTGSTMEALSQAYSGIQQYAAAALPSLYNQSLLSQQGLVAAGSQKEGPEGANLFIYHLPQEFGDQDILQMFMPFGNVVSAKVFIDKQTNLSKCFGFVSYDNPVSAQAAIQSMNGFQIGMKRLKVQLKRSKNDSKPY, from the exons ATGGCTTCATTTAAGCTTGATTTCCTGCCCGAGATGATGGTGGATCATTGCTCTCTGAATTCCAGTCCTGT CTCAAAGAAGATGAACGGCACCATGGATCATCCAGACCATCCGGATCCAGACTCCATCAAGATGTTCGTGGGACAGATTCCTCGCAGCTGGTCCGAGAAGGAGTTGAGGGAGCTGTTTGAGCAGTACGGTGCCGTGTATGAAATTAATGTCCTGCGAGACCGAAGCCAGAACCCTCCGCAGAGTAAAG GGTGCTGCTTTATTACTTTCTATACACGTAAGGCTGCATTAGAAGCACAGAATGCATTGCACAATATGAAGATTCTCCCTGGG ATGCATCATCCGATACAGATGAAGCCGGCTGACAGTGAGAAGAATAACGGTATGTCACCTAGTTCTCGGAAAGACGTCCCTGGGCTTTTCATACATTCAGGCCAATTAAAGTGTCAGCCACACTTTAGTTACTCTTCCTTCCTGTGTGAAGCCAACT ctGTTGAAGACAGAAAGTTGTTTATTGGCATGGTCTCCAAGAAGTGTAATGAGAACGATATCCGGGTCTTGTTCTCTCAGTTTGGGCAGATAGAGGAAAGCAGAATTCTGCGGGGACCTGATGGGTTGAGCAGAG GCTGTGCATTCATCACATTCACCACCAGATCTATGGCACAGAATGCAATCAAATCCATGCACCAAGCACAAACCATGGAG GGTTGTTCCTCCCCAATCGTTGTCAAGTTTGCAGACACCCAGAAAGACAAAGAACAGAAACGAATGACACAACAACTCCAGCAACAGATgcagcagattaatgcagcctctGTGTGGGGGAACCTTGCCGGGCTCAACAGTCTAGCACCACAATACTTAGCA CTTTATTTGCAGCTCCTCCAGCAGACAGCCTCCTCCAGCAACCTCAACTCCCTAGGTGGCCTCCATACCATGGGAG GTTCATCCCCTAGTTCAAATAACAGTTCATCAGTCAACCCCATGGCATCTCTCGGAGCTCTGCAGACCTTAGCCGGGGCCACTGGAGGGCTCAATGTTAGTTCTTTAGCAG GTATGGCTGCTTTAAATGGTGGTCTGGGCAGCAGCGGTCTCTCAAACGGCACTGGCAGCACAATGGAAGCCCTGAGCCAAGCTTACTCTGGAATCCAGCAGTATGCAGCAGCGGCATTGCCCTCACTCTACAACCAGAGCCTGTTATCGCAGCAGGGCCTGGTTGCTGCAGGCAGTCAAAAGGAAG GCCCAGAGGGAGCAAACCTCTTTATATACCACTTGCCACAGGAGTTCGGTGACCAAGACATCCTGCAGATGTTCATGCCATTTGGAAATGTTGTGTCTGCCAAAGTTTTCATTGACAAACAAACGAACCTCAGCAAATGTTTTG GTTTCGTAAGCTATGACAATCCAGTTTCCGCTCAGGCTGCTATCCAGTCCATGAACGGCTTTCAGATCGGAATGAAACGTCTAAAAGTTCAACTAAAGCGCTCCAAGAACGACAGCAAACCCTACTGA
- the CELF1 gene encoding CUGBP Elav-like family member 1 isoform X8, giving the protein MASFKLDFLPEMMVDHCSLNSSPVSKKMNGTMDHPDHPDPDSIKMFVGQIPRSWSEKELRELFEQYGAVYEINVLRDRSQNPPQSKGCCFITFYTRKAALEAQNALHNMKILPGMHHPIQMKPADSEKNNGMSPSSRKDVPGLFIHSGQLKCQPHFSYSSFLCEANSVEDRKLFIGMVSKKCNENDIRVLFSQFGQIEESRILRGPDGLSRGCAFITFTTRSMAQNAIKSMHQAQTMEGCSSPIVVKFADTQKDKEQKRMTQQLQQQMQQINAASVWGNLAGLNSLAPQYLALYLQLLQQTASSSNLNSLGGLHTMGGEYSMGRTSGSSPSSNNSSSVNPMASLGALQTLAGATGGLNVSSLAGMAALNGGLGSSGLSNGTGSTMEALSQAYSGIQQYAAAALPSLYNQSLLSQQGLVAAGSQKEGPEGANLFIYHLPQEFGDQDILQMFMPFGNVVSAKVFIDKQTNLSKCFGFVSYDNPVSAQAAIQSMNGFQIGMKRLKVQLKRSKNDSKPY; this is encoded by the exons ATGGCTTCATTTAAGCTTGATTTCCTGCCCGAGATGATGGTGGATCATTGCTCTCTGAATTCCAGTCCTGT CTCAAAGAAGATGAACGGCACCATGGATCATCCAGACCATCCGGATCCAGACTCCATCAAGATGTTCGTGGGACAGATTCCTCGCAGCTGGTCCGAGAAGGAGTTGAGGGAGCTGTTTGAGCAGTACGGTGCCGTGTATGAAATTAATGTCCTGCGAGACCGAAGCCAGAACCCTCCGCAGAGTAAAG GGTGCTGCTTTATTACTTTCTATACACGTAAGGCTGCATTAGAAGCACAGAATGCATTGCACAATATGAAGATTCTCCCTGGG ATGCATCATCCGATACAGATGAAGCCGGCTGACAGTGAGAAGAATAACGGTATGTCACCTAGTTCTCGGAAAGACGTCCCTGGGCTTTTCATACATTCAGGCCAATTAAAGTGTCAGCCACACTTTAGTTACTCTTCCTTCCTGTGTGAAGCCAACT ctGTTGAAGACAGAAAGTTGTTTATTGGCATGGTCTCCAAGAAGTGTAATGAGAACGATATCCGGGTCTTGTTCTCTCAGTTTGGGCAGATAGAGGAAAGCAGAATTCTGCGGGGACCTGATGGGTTGAGCAGAG GCTGTGCATTCATCACATTCACCACCAGATCTATGGCACAGAATGCAATCAAATCCATGCACCAAGCACAAACCATGGAG GGTTGTTCCTCCCCAATCGTTGTCAAGTTTGCAGACACCCAGAAAGACAAAGAACAGAAACGAATGACACAACAACTCCAGCAACAGATgcagcagattaatgcagcctctGTGTGGGGGAACCTTGCCGGGCTCAACAGTCTAGCACCACAATACTTAGCA CTTTATTTGCAGCTCCTCCAGCAGACAGCCTCCTCCAGCAACCTCAACTCCCTAGGTGGCCTCCATACCATGGGAGGTGAGTACTCCATGGGGAGAACATCAG GTTCATCCCCTAGTTCAAATAACAGTTCATCAGTCAACCCCATGGCATCTCTCGGAGCTCTGCAGACCTTAGCCGGGGCCACTGGAGGGCTCAATGTTAGTTCTTTAGCAG GTATGGCTGCTTTAAATGGTGGTCTGGGCAGCAGCGGTCTCTCAAACGGCACTGGCAGCACAATGGAAGCCCTGAGCCAAGCTTACTCTGGAATCCAGCAGTATGCAGCAGCGGCATTGCCCTCACTCTACAACCAGAGCCTGTTATCGCAGCAGGGCCTGGTTGCTGCAGGCAGTCAAAAGGAAG GCCCAGAGGGAGCAAACCTCTTTATATACCACTTGCCACAGGAGTTCGGTGACCAAGACATCCTGCAGATGTTCATGCCATTTGGAAATGTTGTGTCTGCCAAAGTTTTCATTGACAAACAAACGAACCTCAGCAAATGTTTTG GTTTCGTAAGCTATGACAATCCAGTTTCCGCTCAGGCTGCTATCCAGTCCATGAACGGCTTTCAGATCGGAATGAAACGTCTAAAAGTTCAACTAAAGCGCTCCAAGAACGACAGCAAACCCTACTGA